One Helicobacter sp. MIT 05-5293 genomic region harbors:
- the pth gene encoding aminoacyl-tRNA hydrolase, with protein sequence MSCLVVAGLGNPGATYQNTRHNIGFMVLDVLSESLQFRFLFEKRFNAQVGEVMIGKQKIFFIKPQTFMNASGESIAPFMQYFDTQTLMVIHDELDIPFGDIRFKYAGSSGGHNGLKSIDKHYGNNYTRIRFGIGRPLDSQMSVVDFVLSDFNKKESSQLPLLLEHCKEAVLSFCSHQDMVSLQNQFTLKSKNLSIQRT encoded by the coding sequence ATGTCTTGTCTTGTTGTTGCAGGACTTGGCAATCCCGGTGCTACATATCAAAATACACGGCACAACATTGGTTTTATGGTGCTTGATGTTTTGTCAGAATCTCTTCAGTTTCGTTTTTTGTTTGAAAAGCGATTTAATGCCCAAGTAGGTGAGGTGATGATAGGAAAGCAGAAAATCTTTTTTATCAAACCTCAAACTTTTATGAATGCTTCTGGTGAATCCATTGCTCCTTTTATGCAATATTTTGATACTCAAACATTGATGGTTATCCACGATGAGCTTGATATTCCATTTGGCGATATTCGTTTCAAATATGCTGGCTCAAGCGGAGGACATAACGGACTAAAATCTATTGACAAGCATTATGGCAATAATTATACAAGGATTCGTTTTGGAATCGGACGACCTTTAGATTCGCAAATGAGCGTCGTGGATTTTGTATTGAGTGATTTTAACAAAAAAGAATCTTCTCAACTCCCATTATTGCTAGAGCATTGTAAAGAAGCGGTTTTATCGTTTTGCTCACATCAAGATATGGTTTCCTTGCAAAATCAATTTACTCTTAAATCCAAGAATCTATCTATCCAAAGGACTTAG
- a CDS encoding LptF/LptG family permease yields the protein MLFRFVGFYYLKYFLIIFLALEGFFLAIDTLKYVDDLPDSANLLILFLFYDGVYALTYTLPISLVLCSIMFYITFLKNSQLTALMALGYSKRQILAPILCISSLVIAGFIGLNATPFAYAQEYAEAIVYQQRAKSVRENLLLKSDNQYIFVHKLYPLLNGEVRAEGIKIFELDEEFKLRAYHESREAYFENNGWILKNATTSKIASNLILGKKVLQTIFDQDLRTLEGFNSKVLETIAQDKPVASIIDALASLKIAHQQGISSDKIRAILYGLIIIPFFVPLCIAIIAFYIPSLPRYGNLAMISFACIIGALAIWGLFFSLTQLSVAGLVYPEIGLLFPIAILFAVFLWHITHINKKFL from the coding sequence ATGCTTTTTAGATTCGTAGGATTTTATTATTTAAAATATTTTTTGATTATATTTTTAGCTTTGGAAGGGTTTTTTCTTGCTATTGATACACTGAAATATGTTGATGATTTGCCAGATTCTGCAAACTTGTTGATTTTGTTTTTATTTTACGATGGTGTTTATGCACTTACTTACACTCTTCCTATCTCTTTAGTGCTTTGTTCGATTATGTTTTATATAACTTTCTTAAAAAATTCTCAATTAACCGCATTAATGGCATTAGGATATTCCAAGCGTCAGATTCTTGCACCGATTTTGTGTATTTCGAGTTTGGTTATTGCAGGATTTATAGGGCTCAATGCAACACCTTTTGCTTATGCACAAGAATATGCTGAAGCTATCGTTTATCAACAAAGGGCAAAAAGTGTGCGTGAAAATTTATTGCTAAAAAGTGATAATCAATATATTTTTGTGCATAAACTTTATCCGCTTTTAAATGGTGAAGTGAGGGCAGAGGGGATTAAGATTTTTGAGCTTGATGAGGAATTTAAATTGCGCGCATATCACGAATCGCGTGAGGCATATTTTGAAAACAATGGGTGGATTCTCAAAAATGCTACAACATCAAAGATTGCCTCAAATTTGATATTAGGTAAAAAGGTTTTACAGACAATATTTGACCAAGATCTTAGGACACTTGAAGGATTTAATTCAAAAGTTTTAGAGACAATTGCTCAAGATAAGCCTGTCGCCTCAATCATTGACGCGTTAGCATCTTTGAAAATTGCGCATCAGCAAGGTATAAGCTCTGATAAGATTCGTGCGATTTTATATGGACTAATCATCATACCTTTTTTTGTGCCTTTGTGCATAGCTATCATTGCTTTTTATATTCCCTCGTTGCCACGATATGGGAATCTTGCGATGATTTCGTTTGCTTGTATTATTGGTGCTTTAGCGATTTGGGGGCTATTTTTCTCATTGACACAATTAAGCGTGGCAGGACTTGTGTATCCTGAAATAGGTTTGTTGTTTCCTATAGCAATACTTTTTGCAGTGTTTTTGTGGCATATTACACATATCAATAAAAAATTTTTATAA